In Streptomyces qaidamensis, one DNA window encodes the following:
- the afsQ1 gene encoding two-component system response regulator AfsQ1 codes for MPSLLLIEDDDAIRTALELSLTRQGHRVATAASGEDGLKLLREQRPDLIVLDVMLPGIDGFEVCRRIRRTDQLPIILLTARSDDIDVVVGLESGADDYVVKPVQGRVLDARIRAVLRRGERESNDAASFGSLVIDRSAMTVTKNGEDLQLTPTELRLLLELSRRPGQALSRQQLLRLVWEHDYLGDSRLVDACVQRLRAKVEDVPSSPTLIRTVRGVGYRLDAPQ; via the coding sequence GTGCCTTCCCTGTTGCTGATCGAGGACGACGACGCCATCCGGACGGCCCTGGAGCTCTCACTGACGCGCCAGGGCCACCGCGTGGCGACCGCTGCCAGCGGTGAGGACGGTCTGAAGCTCCTTCGCGAGCAGCGGCCGGATCTGATCGTGCTGGACGTGATGCTGCCCGGCATCGACGGGTTCGAGGTGTGCCGGCGCATCCGGCGCACGGACCAGTTGCCGATCATCCTGCTGACCGCGCGCAGCGACGACATCGACGTGGTCGTCGGACTGGAGTCCGGCGCCGACGACTATGTCGTCAAACCGGTGCAGGGACGGGTGCTGGACGCCCGGATCCGGGCCGTGCTGCGGCGCGGCGAGCGGGAGTCGAACGACGCGGCGAGCTTCGGCAGCCTCGTCATCGACCGCTCGGCGATGACCGTGACGAAGAACGGCGAGGACCTCCAGCTGACGCCGACCGAGCTGCGGCTGCTGCTGGAGCTGAGCCGGCGGCCGGGCCAGGCGCTGTCCCGGCAGCAGCTGCTGCGGCTGGTGTGGGAGCACGACTACCTGGGCGACTCGCGGCTCGTGGACGCGTGTGTCCAGCGGCTGCGCGCCAAGGTCGAGGACGTGCCGTCGTCCCCGACGCTGATCCGTACCGTGCGCGGTGTCGGCTACCGGCTGGACGCGCCTCAGTGA
- a CDS encoding SigE family RNA polymerase sigma factor, translating to MNTLHGISTSAVVTRLHDVHRGSEKSGAVSGRGCARGAGRQHTAFMTVVDAPTGESKGTGAAHGGAAYGEGSGERRSLSEAEFTAYVQERRASLYATAYHLTGDRFEAEDLLQSALFSTYRAWDRISDKAAVGGYLRRTMTNLHISAWRRRKLNEYPTEELPETPGDTDAMRGTELRAVLWQALARLPELQRTMLVLRYYEGRTDPEIAEILDISVGTVKSSIWRSLRRLREDEVLSFGRDEEDAFGELVA from the coding sequence ATGAACACGCTGCACGGCATCAGCACCAGCGCAGTTGTCACGCGTCTGCACGACGTGCACAGGGGTTCCGAGAAGTCCGGTGCCGTGAGCGGGCGGGGGTGCGCTCGCGGCGCCGGGCGTCAGCACACCGCGTTCATGACGGTGGTTGACGCACCCACGGGGGAGAGCAAGGGGACGGGGGCGGCTCACGGGGGGGCCGCGTACGGGGAGGGCTCGGGGGAGCGCCGCTCGCTGTCGGAGGCGGAGTTCACCGCCTACGTCCAGGAGCGCCGCGCCTCCCTGTACGCAACCGCCTACCACCTCACCGGCGACCGCTTCGAGGCCGAGGACCTGCTGCAGAGCGCGCTGTTCTCGACCTACCGGGCGTGGGACCGGATCAGCGACAAGGCCGCGGTCGGGGGCTACCTCCGCCGCACCATGACGAACCTGCACATCAGCGCCTGGCGGCGCCGCAAGCTCAACGAGTACCCGACCGAGGAACTGCCGGAGACGCCCGGCGACACGGACGCGATGCGCGGCACCGAGCTGCGCGCCGTCCTGTGGCAGGCGCTGGCCCGGCTTCCCGAACTCCAGCGCACCATGCTGGTCCTGCGCTACTACGAGGGCCGCACGGATCCGGAGATCGCGGAGATCCTCGACATCAGTGTCGGCACGGTGAAGTCCAGCATCTGGCGGTCGCTCCGCCGGCTGCGCGAGGACGAGGTCCTCAGCTTCGGCCGTGACGAGGAGGACGCCTTCGGCGAGCTCGTCGCCTGA
- a CDS encoding uridine kinase family protein, whose translation MSSPLPISTRVVLLCGPSGSGKSLLAARSGLPVLRLDDFYKEGDDPTLPLVPESSDIDWDHPDSWDADTAVAAITRLCRTGRTDVPVYDISLSARTGAETVDIGRTPLFIAEGIFAAEVVTRCRELGVLADALCLSRGPVKTFRRRFLRDLKEGRKSVPFLLRRGWRLMREERTIVARQTALGAHACDRDEAMGRLAAAAAGRCASLRTAA comes from the coding sequence GTGAGTTCTCCACTGCCCATATCGACGCGAGTCGTGCTGCTCTGCGGCCCTTCCGGCTCCGGCAAGTCCCTCCTCGCGGCCCGCTCCGGCCTCCCGGTGCTGCGGCTCGACGACTTCTACAAGGAGGGCGACGACCCGACACTGCCACTCGTGCCGGAGAGCTCCGACATCGACTGGGACCATCCGGACTCGTGGGACGCGGACACGGCCGTGGCCGCGATCACCCGGCTGTGCCGCACGGGCCGTACGGACGTTCCCGTCTACGACATCTCGCTCAGCGCCCGCACCGGCGCGGAGACGGTCGACATCGGACGGACCCCGCTGTTCATCGCGGAGGGCATCTTCGCCGCGGAGGTCGTCACGCGCTGCCGTGAACTCGGTGTCCTGGCCGACGCGCTGTGCCTGAGCCGCGGCCCGGTGAAGACGTTCCGCCGCCGCTTCCTGCGGGATCTGAAGGAGGGCCGCAAGTCGGTGCCGTTCCTGCTGCGCCGCGGCTGGCGCCTGATGCGGGAGGAGCGCACGATCGTCGCCCGTCAGACGGCACTGGGCGCGCACGCATGCGACCGCGACGAGGCGATGGGCCGGCTGGCCGCAGCGGCGGCAGGCCGGTGCGCGAGCCTCCGTACGGCGGCCTAG
- a CDS encoding aldehyde dehydrogenase family protein: MSDRLNVLKTYKLYVGGKFPRSESGRVYEVTDSKGKWLANAPLSSRKDARDAVVAARKAFGAWSGATAYNRGQVLYRVAEMLEGRRDQFTREVADAEGLSKSKAAAVVDATIDRWVWYAGWTDKIAQVVGGGNPVAGPFFNLSSPEPTGVVAVLAPQESSFLGLVSVLAPVIATGNTAVVVASEKAPLPALSLAEVLATSDVPGGVVNVLSGRTAELATPLAAHQDVNAIDLAGADESLAKELEIAAADNLKRVLRPQPVDYAETPGIDRMTAFLETKTVWHPTGSLGASGSSY, encoded by the coding sequence ATGTCTGATCGGCTCAACGTCCTGAAGACCTACAAGCTGTACGTGGGCGGGAAGTTCCCGCGTTCCGAGAGCGGCCGGGTGTACGAGGTGACCGACTCCAAGGGCAAGTGGCTGGCGAACGCGCCCCTGTCGTCCCGCAAGGACGCCCGGGACGCGGTGGTCGCCGCCCGCAAGGCGTTCGGCGCCTGGTCCGGGGCGACGGCGTACAACCGCGGTCAGGTCCTCTACCGCGTGGCCGAGATGCTGGAGGGCCGCCGCGACCAGTTCACCCGTGAGGTGGCCGACGCGGAGGGCCTGTCGAAGTCCAAGGCGGCGGCGGTCGTGGACGCCACGATCGACCGCTGGGTCTGGTACGCGGGCTGGACCGACAAGATCGCCCAGGTGGTCGGCGGCGGCAACCCGGTCGCGGGCCCGTTCTTCAACCTGTCCTCCCCCGAGCCGACCGGCGTGGTCGCCGTCCTGGCGCCCCAGGAGTCGTCCTTCCTGGGCCTGGTGTCGGTGCTCGCCCCGGTGATCGCGACGGGCAACACGGCGGTCGTGGTGGCGAGTGAGAAGGCTCCGCTGCCCGCCCTGTCCCTGGCCGAGGTGCTGGCCACCTCGGACGTCCCCGGCGGCGTGGTCAACGTCCTGTCGGGCCGCACGGCGGAGCTCGCGACCCCGCTCGCGGCCCACCAGGACGTCAACGCGATCGACCTCGCGGGGGCCGACGAGTCCCTGGCGAAGGAACTGGAGATCGCCGCGGCCGACAACCTCAAGCGCGTCCTGCGTCCACAGCCTGTGGATTACGCGGAGACCCCCGGCATCGACCGCATGACGGCGTTCCTGGAGACGAAGACGGTCTGGCACCCCACGGGTTCGCTGGGCGCGTCGGGTTCCTCGTACTGA
- a CDS encoding aldehyde dehydrogenase family protein, with translation MASVFEYAPAPESRAIADIAPSYGLFIDGEFVEAADGKVFKTVSPSTEEVLSEVARAGSEDVDRAVKAARRAFEKWSALPGAERAKYLFRIARIIQERSRELAVLETLDNGKPIKETRDADLPLVAAHFFYYAGWADKLDHAGFGANPRPLGVAGQVIPWNFPLLMLAWKIAPALATGNTVVLKPAETTPLSALFFADICRQAGLPKGVVNILPGYGDAGAALVSHPDVNKVAFTGSTAVGKEIARTVAGTRKKVTLELGGKGANIVFDDAPIDQAVEGIVNGIFFNQGQVCCAGSRLLVQESIQEELLDSLKRRLSTLRLGDPLDKNTDIGAINSEEQLTRITSLVEQGEAEGAERWSPACELPESGYWFAPTLFTNVTQAHTVARDEIFGPVLSVLTFRTPDEAVAKANNTPYGLSAGIWTEKGSRILAVAGKLRAGVVWSNTFNKFDPTSPFGGYKESGFGREGGRHGLEAYLDV, from the coding sequence ATGGCATCGGTATTCGAATACGCCCCGGCCCCCGAGTCGCGCGCGATCGCCGACATCGCGCCCTCGTACGGCCTGTTCATCGACGGCGAGTTCGTCGAAGCGGCGGACGGCAAGGTCTTCAAGACCGTCTCCCCGTCCACCGAGGAGGTCCTCTCCGAGGTCGCCCGGGCCGGTTCCGAGGACGTCGACCGTGCGGTGAAGGCCGCGCGCCGGGCCTTCGAGAAGTGGTCGGCCCTCCCGGGCGCGGAGCGCGCGAAGTACCTCTTCCGGATCGCCCGCATCATCCAGGAGCGCTCCCGCGAGCTCGCCGTCCTCGAGACCCTGGACAACGGCAAGCCGATCAAGGAGACCCGCGACGCCGACCTGCCGCTGGTCGCCGCGCACTTCTTCTACTACGCGGGCTGGGCCGACAAGCTCGACCACGCCGGCTTCGGCGCGAACCCGAGGCCGCTGGGCGTGGCGGGCCAGGTCATCCCCTGGAACTTCCCGCTCCTGATGCTGGCGTGGAAGATCGCCCCGGCGCTCGCGACCGGCAACACGGTCGTCCTGAAGCCGGCCGAGACCACTCCCCTGTCGGCGCTGTTCTTCGCGGACATCTGCCGCCAGGCGGGCCTGCCCAAGGGTGTCGTCAACATCCTCCCGGGCTACGGCGACGCCGGCGCCGCGCTGGTGTCCCACCCGGACGTGAACAAGGTCGCCTTCACCGGCTCCACGGCCGTCGGCAAGGAGATCGCCCGCACGGTCGCCGGGACGCGCAAGAAGGTCACACTGGAGCTGGGCGGCAAGGGCGCCAACATCGTCTTCGACGACGCCCCGATCGACCAGGCCGTCGAGGGCATCGTCAACGGCATCTTCTTCAACCAGGGCCAGGTCTGCTGCGCGGGCAGCCGTCTCCTGGTCCAGGAGTCGATCCAGGAGGAGCTGCTCGACTCCCTCAAGCGCCGCCTGTCCACGCTGCGCCTCGGCGACCCGCTGGACAAGAACACGGACATCGGCGCGATCAACTCCGAGGAGCAGCTCACGCGCATCACCTCGCTCGTCGAGCAGGGCGAGGCGGAGGGCGCCGAGCGCTGGTCCCCGGCGTGCGAACTGCCCGAGAGCGGCTACTGGTTCGCCCCGACGCTGTTCACGAACGTCACCCAGGCGCACACCGTCGCCCGGGACGAGATCTTCGGCCCGGTGCTGTCGGTGCTGACGTTCCGCACGCCGGACGAGGCGGTCGCCAAGGCCAACAACACGCCGTACGGCCTGTCCGCCGGCATCTGGACGGAGAAGGGCTCGCGCATCCTGGCGGTCGCCGGCAAGCTCCGCGCGGGTGTCGTCTGGTCCAACACGTTCAACAAGTTCGACCCGACGTCGCCGTTCGGCGGTTACAAGGAGTCGGGCTTCGGCCGCGAGGGCGGCCGCCACGGCCTGGAGGCGTACCTCGATGTCTGA
- the deoC gene encoding deoxyribose-phosphate aldolase, which yields MPSSALTAAHPLKDVAASDSALRRFLHGLPGVDAVGLEGRAASLGTRSIKTTAKAYAIDLAISMVDLTTLEGADTPGKVRALGAKAVKPDPTDRTTPSTAAVCVYPDMVAVAKEAVAGSGVKVASVATAFPAGRAALDVKLADVRDAVAAGADEIDMVIDRGAFLSGRYLKVYDEITAVKEACGTSARLKVIFETGELSTYDNIRRASWLGMLAGADFIKTSTGKVAVNATPANTLLMLEAVRDFRAQTGIQVGVKPAGGIRTSKDAIKFLVLVNETAGEDWLDNHWFRFGASSLLNDLLMQRQKLATGRYSGPDYVTVD from the coding sequence ATGCCCAGTTCTGCACTCACCGCAGCTCACCCCCTCAAGGACGTCGCCGCGTCCGACAGCGCGCTGCGCCGCTTCCTCCACGGGCTCCCCGGCGTCGACGCGGTCGGGCTCGAAGGCCGTGCGGCCTCGCTCGGCACCCGTTCGATCAAGACGACCGCCAAGGCGTACGCCATCGACCTCGCCATCTCGATGGTCGACCTGACGACGCTGGAAGGCGCGGACACCCCGGGCAAGGTCCGGGCGCTCGGCGCGAAGGCGGTCAAGCCCGACCCGACGGACCGTACGACGCCGTCCACGGCGGCGGTCTGCGTCTACCCCGACATGGTGGCCGTGGCCAAGGAGGCCGTCGCGGGCTCCGGCGTGAAGGTCGCCTCGGTCGCCACGGCGTTCCCGGCCGGCCGCGCCGCGCTGGACGTCAAGCTGGCCGATGTCCGTGACGCCGTCGCCGCGGGCGCCGACGAGATCGACATGGTCATCGACCGCGGGGCGTTCCTCTCGGGTCGATACTTGAAGGTGTACGACGAGATCACCGCCGTGAAGGAGGCCTGCGGGACCTCCGCGCGCCTGAAGGTCATCTTCGAGACGGGCGAGCTCTCGACGTACGACAACATCCGCCGCGCGAGCTGGCTCGGGATGCTGGCGGGCGCGGACTTCATCAAGACCTCCACCGGCAAGGTCGCGGTGAACGCCACCCCCGCGAACACCCTCCTCATGCTGGAGGCCGTCCGCGACTTCCGCGCCCAGACCGGCATCCAGGTCGGTGTGAAGCCGGCCGGCGGCATCCGCACCTCCAAGGACGCCATCAAGTTCCTGGTGCTGGTCAACGAGACGGCGGGCGAGGACTGGCTGGACAACCACTGGTTCCGCTTCGGCGCCTCCTCGCTGCTGAACGACCTGCTGATGCAGCGCCAGAAGCTGGCCACCGGCCGCTACTCCGGTCCCGACTACGTGACGGTGGACTGA
- a CDS encoding PH domain-containing protein produces the protein MTSPESQPPTPQPAEPESKDRVYRSAPAIAGGVLLLAIAGWLGVDAVITGEGRTPWLALALLLLVVPLVVAFTLRPAVYAGDDRLRIRNPFRIVVVPWGQVASLRSAYSNEVLTESGAKYQLWAVPVSLRARKKAARREMRATAQARRGMGREVSRGGALGTTEGLRQGFSREPLSDGPVRAETDRIMDDLRGLHEARRQAESARGEVTVRWAYEVLAPAVAGAVLALILVGLG, from the coding sequence ATGACGAGCCCCGAATCCCAGCCGCCGACGCCGCAGCCTGCGGAGCCCGAGTCCAAGGACCGGGTGTACCGGTCGGCCCCGGCCATCGCCGGTGGCGTCCTGCTGCTCGCCATCGCCGGGTGGCTCGGCGTCGACGCGGTGATCACCGGGGAGGGGCGCACGCCGTGGCTCGCGCTCGCGCTGCTGCTCCTCGTCGTGCCGCTGGTCGTCGCCTTCACCCTGCGCCCGGCCGTCTACGCCGGCGACGACCGGCTGCGGATCCGCAACCCCTTCCGCATCGTCGTCGTGCCCTGGGGACAGGTCGCCTCGCTGCGCTCCGCCTACTCGAACGAGGTCCTCACCGAGTCCGGTGCGAAGTACCAGCTGTGGGCCGTGCCGGTGTCGCTGCGCGCGCGCAAGAAGGCCGCGCGGCGTGAGATGAGGGCGACGGCGCAGGCGCGGCGGGGGATGGGGCGCGAAGTGAGCCGGGGCGGCGCGCTCGGCACGACCGAGGGGCTGAGGCAGGGCTTCAGCCGGGAGCCGCTGTCGGACGGGCCCGTCCGGGCGGAGACCGACCGGATCATGGACGACCTGCGGGGACTGCACGAGGCGCGGCGGCAGGCCGAGTCGGCGCGGGGCGAGGTGACCGTGCGGTGGGCGTACGAGGTGCTGGCGCCGGCGGTTGCGGGGGCCGTGCTGGCGCTGATTCTGGTGGGGCTGGGGTGA
- a CDS encoding phospho-sugar mutase: MHEELIAQAQAWLTEDPDPETRTELARLIDAEDHTELAARFSGTLQFGTAGLRGELGAGPMRMNRSVVVRAAAGLAAYLRKQGHGDGLVVIGYDARHKSHDFARDTAAVMTGAGLRAAVLPRPLPTPVLAFAIRHLGAVAGVEVTASHNPPRDNGYKVYLGDGSQIVPPADIDIAAEIAAVPSLTTVRRPTEGWDTLDDSVLDAYLARTDAVLSEGSPRTAHTVYTAMHGVGKDVLLAAFARAGFPAPVLVAEQADPDPEFPTVAFPNPEEPGAMDLAFATARACETAPDLIIANDPDADRCAVAVQDGTDWRMLRGDEVGALLAAHLVRSGATGTFAESIVSSSLLGRIAEKAGLPHVETLTGFKWIARAEGLRYGYEEALGYCVDPDGVRDKDGITAALLITELASQLKEEGRTLLDLLDDLAVEHGLHATDQLSVRVEDLSIIAAAMQRLREQPPTELAGLPITRTDDLTEGTAELPPTDGLRYTLDGARVIVRPSGTEPKLKCYLEVVVPVGSHPGLPEARAKATALLESIKRDLSTAAGI, from the coding sequence GTGCACGAAGAACTCATCGCACAGGCCCAGGCGTGGCTCACCGAGGACCCCGACCCGGAAACCCGCACCGAGCTCGCCCGCCTCATCGACGCCGAGGATCACACCGAACTCGCCGCCCGGTTCAGCGGCACCCTCCAGTTCGGCACCGCCGGCCTCCGCGGCGAACTCGGCGCCGGCCCCATGCGCATGAACCGCTCGGTCGTCGTCCGCGCCGCCGCCGGCCTCGCCGCGTACCTCAGGAAGCAGGGCCACGGCGACGGCCTCGTCGTCATCGGCTACGACGCCCGCCACAAGTCCCACGACTTCGCCCGGGACACCGCCGCCGTCATGACCGGCGCCGGCCTGCGCGCGGCCGTCCTCCCCCGCCCCCTCCCGACCCCCGTACTCGCCTTCGCGATAAGGCACCTCGGCGCGGTCGCGGGCGTGGAGGTCACCGCCAGCCACAACCCGCCCCGCGACAACGGCTACAAGGTCTACCTCGGCGACGGCTCCCAGATCGTCCCCCCGGCGGACATCGACATCGCGGCGGAGATCGCCGCCGTCCCGTCCCTCACCACCGTCCGGCGCCCCACCGAAGGCTGGGACACCCTCGACGACAGCGTCCTCGACGCCTACCTCGCCCGCACGGACGCCGTCCTGTCCGAGGGTTCCCCCCGCACGGCCCACACGGTGTACACGGCGATGCACGGCGTCGGCAAGGACGTCCTCCTGGCCGCCTTCGCCCGCGCCGGCTTCCCGGCACCGGTCCTCGTGGCCGAGCAGGCCGACCCCGACCCGGAGTTCCCGACCGTCGCCTTCCCCAACCCGGAGGAACCCGGCGCGATGGACCTGGCCTTCGCGACAGCACGCGCCTGCGAGACCGCCCCGGACCTGATCATCGCCAACGACCCGGACGCGGACCGCTGCGCCGTCGCCGTCCAGGACGGCACCGACTGGCGCATGCTCCGCGGCGACGAGGTCGGCGCCCTGCTCGCCGCGCACCTGGTCCGTAGCGGGGCGACCGGCACCTTCGCGGAGTCGATCGTCTCGTCGTCCCTCCTCGGCCGGATCGCCGAGAAGGCGGGCCTCCCCCACGTCGAGACCCTCACCGGCTTCAAGTGGATCGCCCGCGCCGAGGGCCTGCGCTACGGCTACGAGGAGGCCCTCGGCTACTGCGTCGACCCGGACGGCGTACGCGACAAGGACGGCATCACGGCCGCGCTGCTGATCACGGAACTGGCCTCGCAGCTCAAGGAGGAGGGGCGTACGCTCCTCGACCTGCTGGACGACCTGGCGGTGGAGCACGGCCTGCACGCGACGGACCAGCTCTCGGTCCGCGTCGAGGACCTGTCCATCATCGCGGCGGCGATGCAGCGCCTGCGCGAGCAGCCCCCGACCGAGCTGGCCGGTCTGCCGATCACCCGTACCGACGATCTCACCGAGGGCACGGCCGAGCTTCCGCCCACGGACGGTCTGCGCTACACCCTCGACGGCGCCCGGGTGATCGTCCGCCCGAGCGGCACGGAACCCAAGCTGAAGTGCTACCTGGAGGTCGTGGTCCCGGTCGGGTCGCACCCGGGCCTCCCGGAGGCCCGGGCGAAGGCGACGGCGCTGCTGGAGTCGATCAAGCGCGACCTGTCCACGGCGGCGGGCATCTGA
- a CDS encoding purine-nucleoside phosphorylase gives MNASLLPDDIQGDPHAAADAAAARLRELTGAETHDVALVMGSGWAPAVDALGAPEAEFQVTELPGFPPPAVEGHGGKIRSYRIGNKRALVFLGRTHYYEGRGVAAVAHGVRTAVSAGCKTVVLTNGCGGLREGMRPGQPVLISDHINLTATSPIIGANFVDLTDLYSPRLRALCKEVDATLEEGVYAQFPGPHYETPAEIRMARVIGADLVGMSTVLEAIAAREAGAEILGISLVTNLAAGMTGEPLNHEEVLQAGRDSATRMGSLLTQVLGRL, from the coding sequence GTGAACGCATCTCTTCTTCCGGACGACATCCAGGGCGACCCCCACGCGGCCGCCGACGCCGCCGCGGCCCGCCTGCGCGAACTCACGGGCGCCGAGACCCACGACGTCGCCCTCGTGATGGGCTCCGGCTGGGCACCGGCCGTGGACGCGCTGGGTGCCCCCGAGGCCGAGTTCCAGGTCACCGAGCTCCCTGGTTTCCCGCCACCGGCGGTGGAGGGCCACGGAGGCAAGATCCGCTCGTACCGGATCGGCAACAAGCGCGCCCTGGTCTTCCTGGGCCGTACGCACTACTACGAGGGCCGCGGGGTGGCCGCGGTCGCCCACGGGGTCCGCACCGCGGTCTCGGCCGGCTGCAAGACGGTCGTCCTCACCAACGGCTGCGGCGGCCTGCGCGAGGGCATGCGCCCCGGCCAGCCGGTCCTCATCAGCGACCACATCAACCTCACCGCCACCTCCCCCATCATCGGCGCGAACTTCGTCGACCTCACCGACCTGTACTCCCCGCGTCTGCGCGCCCTGTGCAAGGAGGTCGACGCCACGCTGGAGGAGGGCGTCTACGCCCAGTTCCCCGGCCCGCACTACGAGACTCCGGCCGAGATCCGCATGGCCCGGGTCATCGGTGCGGACCTGGTGGGCATGTCGACGGTCCTGGAGGCGATCGCCGCACGTGAGGCGGGCGCCGAGATCCTGGGCATCTCCCTCGTCACCAACCTCGCCGCGGGCATGACGGGCGAGCCCCTGAACCACGAGGAAGTCCTCCAGGCGGGCCGCGACTCCGCGACGCGCATGGGTTCGCTCCTGACACAGGTCCTGGGCCGCCTGTAA
- a CDS encoding gamma-glutamylcyclotransferase, giving the protein MSLYAAYAGNLDARLMSRRAPHSPLRATGWLNGWRLTFGGEHMGWEGALPTIVEDPFSQVFVSLYDIAPMDEESLDRWEGVGLDIYRRTRVRVHTLEGEDTAWAFTLNAYEGGLPSARYLGEIADAAESAGAPHDYVMELRKRPC; this is encoded by the coding sequence ATGTCGCTCTACGCCGCGTACGCCGGCAACCTCGACGCGCGGCTGATGTCCCGCCGCGCCCCGCACTCGCCGCTGCGCGCCACCGGCTGGCTGAACGGATGGCGACTGACCTTCGGCGGCGAGCACATGGGCTGGGAGGGCGCACTGCCGACGATCGTGGAGGACCCGTTCTCCCAGGTCTTCGTCTCCCTCTACGACATCGCCCCGATGGACGAGGAGTCACTCGACCGCTGGGAGGGCGTGGGCCTGGACATCTACCGTCGTACACGCGTCCGGGTCCACACCCTGGAGGGCGAGGACACCGCCTGGGCCTTCACCCTGAACGCCTACGAGGGCGGCCTGCCCTCCGCCCGCTACCTGGGCGAGATCGCCGACGCGGCGGAGTCGGCCGGCGCCCCCCACGACTACGTGATGGAGCTCCGTAAGCGCCCCTGCTGA
- a CDS encoding NAD(P)H-quinone dehydrogenase — protein MEYVTRIVIIGGGPGGYEAALVAAQLGAEVTVVDCDGLGGASVLTDCVPSKTLIATAEVMTTFDSSYEELGIIVADDTPHIEQAARVVGVDLGKVNRRVKRLALAQSHDITASVTRAGARVMRGRGRLEGMQALDGSRKVVVRTADGSEETLTADAVLIATGGHPRELPDAQPDGERILNWTQVYDLDELPEELIVVGSGVTGAEFAGAYQALGSRVTLVSSRDRVLPGEDPDAAAVLEDVFRRRGMNVMGRSRAQSAKRVGDRVEVTLSDGRVITGSHCLMAVGAVPNSAGMGLEDAGVKLRESGHIWTDKVSRTTAPGVYAAGDVTGVFALASVAAMQGRIAMYHFLGDAVAPLNLKTVSSNVFTDPEIATVGYTQADVDGGKIDARAVKLPLLRNPRAKMQGIRDGFVKIFCRPGTGIVVGGVVVAPRASELIHPISIAVDNNLTVEQIAKAFTVYPSLSGSIAEVARQLHTRKEDGEG, from the coding sequence ATGGAGTACGTGACTCGGATCGTGATCATCGGTGGCGGACCCGGCGGATACGAAGCGGCCCTGGTGGCCGCCCAACTCGGCGCGGAGGTGACCGTCGTCGACTGCGACGGTCTGGGCGGGGCGTCGGTGCTCACCGACTGCGTGCCGTCGAAGACCCTGATCGCCACGGCCGAGGTGATGACCACCTTCGACTCCTCGTACGAGGAGCTGGGGATCATCGTCGCCGACGACACCCCGCACATCGAGCAGGCCGCCCGGGTGGTGGGCGTCGACCTGGGCAAGGTCAACCGGCGTGTGAAGCGGCTCGCGCTCGCACAGTCGCACGACATCACCGCCTCGGTGACGCGTGCCGGGGCGCGTGTCATGCGCGGGCGCGGGCGGCTGGAGGGCATGCAGGCGCTCGACGGGTCGCGCAAGGTCGTGGTGCGCACCGCCGACGGGAGTGAGGAGACGCTCACCGCTGACGCCGTCCTCATCGCGACGGGTGGGCACCCTCGTGAGCTGCCCGACGCCCAGCCGGACGGTGAGCGGATCCTGAACTGGACCCAGGTGTACGACCTCGACGAACTCCCCGAGGAGCTCATCGTGGTCGGTTCGGGTGTGACCGGTGCGGAGTTCGCCGGTGCCTACCAGGCGCTGGGTTCGCGGGTGACGCTCGTGTCGTCGCGGGACCGGGTGCTGCCGGGCGAGGACCCGGACGCGGCCGCCGTGCTGGAGGACGTCTTCCGGCGGCGCGGCATGAACGTCATGGGCCGTTCCCGGGCGCAGTCCGCCAAACGGGTGGGGGACCGGGTCGAGGTGACCCTCTCCGACGGGCGCGTCATCACCGGATCGCACTGTCTGATGGCCGTCGGTGCCGTGCCCAACAGCGCGGGCATGGGGCTGGAGGACGCCGGGGTCAAGCTGCGCGAGTCCGGTCACATCTGGACCGACAAGGTGTCGCGCACGACCGCTCCGGGCGTGTACGCGGCCGGTGACGTGACCGGCGTGTTCGCCCTCGCGTCCGTGGCCGCCATGCAGGGCCGCATCGCCATGTACCACTTCCTGGGCGACGCGGTGGCCCCGCTGAACCTGAAGACGGTCTCGTCGAACGTCTTCACCGACCCCGAGATCGCCACCGTCGGCTACACGCAGGCCGACGTCGACGGCGGGAAGATCGACGCCCGGGCCGTGAAGCTGCCGCTGCTGCGCAACCCGCGCGCGAAGATGCAGGGCATCCGGGACGGCTTCGTCAAGATCTTCTGCCGGCCGGGCACGGGCATCGTGGTGGGCGGTGTGGTCGTGGCGCCGCGCGCCTCGGAACTGATCCACCCGATCTCGATCGCGGTCGACAACAATCTGACCGTCGAACAGATCGCGAAGGCCTTCACCGTCTACCCCTCCCTGTCGGGCTCGATCGCCGAGGTGGCACGGCAGTTGCACACCCGCAAGGAGGACGGCGAGGGCTGA